TCATTGAGCTTTTGAAATTTCTTGCAGCAAATAGTGAAGAAGTGAATAAGTATGTTCTGAAAAATGCTATAGGTAACTGCTCCTTAACCAGCTCAAAGATACAAACGTAGGTTATTCATTGTTGTGCCATAGAAACTAGAAAGAGAATAATTGAAGAACTTGGTGATGAGCCTTATGCAATTTTAGCTGATGAGTCCAGTGACATATCGCATAAAGAACAACTAGCTCTTTGCTTGCGCTTTGTGGATAAATTGGGAAGGCCATGTGAGCACTTTATTGGAGTTGTTCATGTTGATGATACTAGCTCTTTATCACTTAAGGAAGCAATTGAAGCTTTACTTGTTCGTAATGGCTTGACTATAACTCAAATTCGTGGTCAAGGCTACGATGGGGCTAGCAACATGAAAGGTGGTATTAAAGGGTTGAAAACATTGATAATGAAAGAGTCACCTTCTGTTTATTATATCCATTGTTTtgcacatcaactccaactaGTGCTTGTTGCTGTCGCCAAGGGTAATACTGATTGTAAGGGCTTTTTTCGATCAAGTATCTCTCTTGCTTAATATTGTTGGAGTTTCTTGTAAGCGTCATGGAATGCTTCGAAATGCCAAACTTGAGCAAATCACAAAAGCACTTGATTGTGGTGAACTTGAATCTGGGAGTGGATTAAATCAAGAGATGGGGCTGCCTAGACCTGGTGATACTAGATGGGGTTCTCATTATAAAACTATATGCAACATCATTGCTATGTATCCTTCAATTCATGAAGTACTTGTCAATCTTGGAGATGATCCTTTACATAAGGCTGATTGGACAAAAATACATTTTATGGTTGGAGCACTTGAGTCCTTTGAGTTTGTTGTTGCTGCACACTTAATGTTTCTTATTCTTGGATATACAAATGAATTGTCCGAGTGTTTGCAAAGAAGAGAGCAAGATATTCTTAATGCAATCAGTCTTGTTAATGTGGCAAAGAATAGAATGCAGCAATTGAGGACTAATGGTTGGGAACAGTTTCTTGAAAGAGTtactttgttttgcaacaaacatGGTGTCCAAATTCCAGTTATGGAGGATAATTATGTTCCTTATGGAAAATCAGCTCGTTATGCTCGGAACCAAACAAATGATGATCATTTTAGAAGAGAAATATATATTGGTGTCATTGATCAAATAAGTCAAGAGCTTGACTATCGATTTGATGAGATAAATATGGAGTTGTTTTCTTGTATGTCGGCCTTCAATCCTTCCAACTCATTTGCTTCTTTTGATGCACAAAAATTACTTAGACTAGCTGAGTTCTACCCTAATGACATCAAAGGCCATGATTTGATGAAACTTGAATTGCAACTTGAcaattatattgatgatgtgagGCAAAATGATAGCTTCAAAGGACTTGTGAATCTTGTTGACCTCTCAGTAAAGCTTGTTCAAACAAATAGACACACATTGTATGATATGGTTTACTTGCTTCTCAAATTGGTATTGCTTCTACCGGTGGCAACAGCAAGTGTTGAAAGGGTATTTTCTGCAATGACTTCACTCAAAACTAAGAAAAGAAATAAGTTGGGTGATGCTCTTTTATATGATTGTCTTGTCACATTTATTGAGCGGGATATTTTCTTTGAGGTGGATGAAAATGACATAATCAAGACTTTCATGAGCATTAGAAATCGTAGACCCGACAAGTAGCTTTTGTTTTCATTTGAACTAGTATGTTTGAGGTATTTGTATTATAATTtatacaactttggtatttaaCCATCGAATGTGGAATGTAATATATGTTCTGGTAACCGAATTTCTCGGtgaaaattaaatttattaccgAATTATATATAGATTATACCGAATTGTAAATGAAAAAAACGTCGTGGCATACCCTCTCTGAAATCCTGGGTTCGCCACCCGCTCCTCTAGCTCCTGGGGGTACGCGATGGCGTTGCTGAGCAGGGACGCCTTGTCCATCTTGGAGATCTTGGGACCACCGCGCGCAGGATGTAGAACCGCTGGTTCAGCTTCTCCCGCCGCTTCCACTCCGCCTCCACGTGGTTCAGCGGCTCCTCTCGACCGTTCGCCGACTTCCACCTGCGCTTCCGCGGCCTCCGCTCCTCGCTGCCGGCCTGCTCCGCCTTGCCCGGCTTGGTGAAGTCTATGCTCTTGGGCGGCTCCGGAGGTTTGGGCGAGGCACGCGCGGACGTACCACCCGGGCGCGGCCTGGCCAACGCCGGCGCTGGCTCTGCGTGGGCGCGGGTCCACGGCGACCCAGGCGTGGTACGCCGATCAATTATTAGGAGCACCAAGGCTCTTGTCAGTCGCCGCTCAACGCTGAGGGATGGGTCGTCCAATAATTAACCGAAGCACCTATCTGATCCTGCGCAGCACATGCAGGCGTCCCAGGCGTGGCGGCCGGAGGCCAGCGCGTGCCCCAGCCCGCCCGCGCCCTCCGAGAACGAGAAGTACATGGACGGTAGAAAGTAGATCTCGGAGTGCGTAGTCGGCGCCCTCATCGTGCCCCCCCCGTTGTACAACGTGTGGAGCCGCAGCAGCGCGTGCTTCCGCGCCACGCTCCTCTCTGCCGCCTGGGGAGCAGGGTTAGcgttaccgaccggtccggaccggcatggtccggtagcggtttaccggaccggtttgatcggaaaCCGATGAAAAttggtcaaattcaaaatcgtaTATTCAACCGATTCCGACCggcttaccggtcggtttgaccggtttaccggccggtttgactggtaaccggccaaattcaattttttttgtttaaatttaaatgcccgtaaaatatactaaataaatgtttgtataacatattttagcctaaatgaaccctccaacctttttttactacttttacattgtatttgtatacttttgtatgcacgtttttttgtttaacttcaaatccccgcaaattatactaaatgaatgaatttttgagaaaatttgacaccattagattcgtcgcacgttgaagtatttttaattttttttgagaatttttcatttttttgaattcaaatttgaattttgaatttgggccggtttgataccggcccaaaccggaaccggggcggaccggtttgaccggttcccaccggtttggttaacCATGCTGGGGACCAGCGGACGtggggcgggccggcggccgggcatAATGCGGCAGGTGCGCGGGGTGGCTTGACCCGAGGTGGGAGACGAATctgacgatggggcccacctggcaccgagaggaagagagagaagtAGGTGAGGGGTAGAAAGGACATTTTGCTTGCCCCCTGCTGACTGGGCGCTAGCGTTTCAGGCCGCCATAGCGTGCCATGTAGGCAAATGTGGTAAATTGTAAGAGCCGTGAAACAAGAGTGTTAAAGTTGTAGGTGTCATCCGAAAAGTGATATTGGAACGATTGTCACTCGGtataatggtaaaaatataaaaaacccGTCAGACTTGAGGACGGTGGTGCCTGTTTGACGATGTTATAGTACTATTTGTTTTCGCTTAGTTTTTAATCTAAACGTGGCTGAGAGAAGTGAAGGTTTTCTCATTTCTCTATTCTCGCTTCTTGTAATTTAAATATCTGAATTGGATTACCACATAACGAAATAAATAAGGCATTTGGAGGGATTATTGTTTATTTCCACAGATAAACGGATTATAATCGGAAAACAAACAGGGCCGCCGGAGCTGGCGAATGTACACGCCTAGGGCCTCTTGAAAGCTGCTAAACGTTCCTTAAGGTACTCATGGTACCCATAGTTCACATAATCAATCAATGgataaaatatttaatttagaGTATGTAATTGTACAACAAATTATACAAAAGAATATAGCATTTTTAAAAATGCAGGCAATATTTGCCCTGCTCCATTCCAAACGAAACAAAGTAGCATGTTCAGCGCTTACACATAACTGATGAACCGCCACATAGGATAAAATAGCCTAGCCAATCTGTGAAAGGAGCAGACTCCACCCCCATTCCCCTGCGTCGCTCCTTCCGGGGGCGGCTCGGGCGGAACCCtagcccgtgcgccgccgcccggtggCCACCGGAAGTCCAGCCGGCCGTGAGGAAGGCGGAGGCGGGGCTCCaacctccctcctcctctcttttCCTCCCCCTTGCCCTCTCTTGGTGGCTGCCTgtccgcggtggcggcggccgttccCGGCGGCCCGCGGCCAGATCCGCGCCCCTGGACGCCGGATATGCCCTCCCTGGGGCTCGGCAGGGCGGGGCGCGATGGCGTAGCTCGTGGCCTGGTGCAGCGGTGCGtggggcggcgctcgcggcccggcgcggcggggcgtggCCTGGTGCGGCTTGGCGCTGctgggcgcggcggtggcggcgaccgcggcctggTGCGTCCAGGCACGGCGCTGTGGTGCGGGCCGCGGTGGTGCTCGCTGCTGCTGGCGCACGGCGAAGTTGCTCCCGCGGCTTTGTGGCGGGAGGGGGGTGGGGGCGGGGTGGTCGGCGCAGAGCTgctacggcggcggcttcggcaaGCACGAGCAGCGCTGGCGACGTCTGGGGCTGCCGTGggttggcggcagcggcggccggtgcgggGCGCGGGATGGTGGCTGCGGCCGGCGCCGTGGACACGGCGGTGGCTGTGGCCGGGCCGCCGGTTTTTCTGTCTTTCTCGGCCATGATGGCTGGGAGATGGCGGTGCCGGGGGTGAGCAGTGCGTGGGCGGCGGATGCTAATGTGAGAGGATGGTGCTCTCATTTCTTCGTCGACGATACTGGTCCAGCCCCACCGTGGTGGTGGGCCTGGGGGCTGGCTGATGCTTGTTGGTGGCGCCGAGGTAGTGCTTTCGAGCAGCGCCGGGCTTCTTCCGATAGAGGCGGTGCAGAAGCGACAGGAGCAGGCTACTGCCATGGCCATGTGTGTGCGGCAGGCATGGTGTTGAATCAGGCGAAAGCCTTCACTGACGCGTTGTCGGTGGACATGGTGGCAGCGCCCTTGGGGCGTCGTTTTCCTGCTGGGGGCACCATGGCGCGACACCATGTTCTCTGCAGCGCGGGACTCTCAGGTTGAAAACCCTGTCCATCTATGGacgtgcgacggcggcgccttGGCGTGTGCCCTCATTGGAGGCGTCGCATCTGGAGACCCGGAACGGCTTGTGGTAGTGGTGTTGGTGGTTTGGTTGGTGGTCTCGCCTGTGTGCTGCAGGTTGTGCGCACGGTCCGCGTTGGCAGGAAGGAGCAGATGGCCCATGGGTGCTGGAGGACTTGAGCTGGCGAGCAAGGTGCAGTGGTGAGCTCGGTGACGGCTGGGCGGAGGTGATGCTCTCTTTGCGGCTTCTGATATCTGAGTCTTTGGCGGAGGAGTGTGAGGCGGTGGGAGAGGCGAGGCCCCCACGCAGAGTGGCCAGGATCAGTGGTGTTCACTGGTGCTGCGACGGGAGTGTTTTGCTAATGCACCGGGAGCAGAGGGATCGACGATCTTGTCCGTACGGCTTGAGGGTGATAGTCCCATGGTGGAGGAGTCCGGGAAACCGCTCGGGCTTGTAACGGGCTACGGCTTTGGCGTGACACAATATTGGTGACGACGGCGCAGTTTTCGACGGCTTGCTTTCAACTCCTCTcctaggtggtggtggtgtagcgtgtgtggtgtgtgtggtgtatGTTTGTTTGTGTGGTGGTGTACATTTCAACGCATTATGTACGAATATTTCTCATTTTTAAATGACAGAGCAGTGCTCCTGCTATCTTTAATAAAAAAAAGCCTAGCCACAGACCGACTGACAGACGTTATGCCGAGAAACAAAGAAAgtccaaaagaaagaaaaggacacGGACAATAAAATATAGTATGGTACAAAATAAGTGCCTAATTAAAGAGGATTTGATCAGTTCTCTGCTCTGGTAATTTCATCCGCACTAGTAACATGTAATCCTGAACCTACACATTAGACCGTACATAATTTGGCATCAAAATCAAGTAAAATAATATGCTTGCATTGCTAAAATAAGCAACGGTAGATTGCCGGATTGGAACAAATAAACAGTTCAAGTTGTTGTGAGCGTGGCTAATTAATAATTATGACCTCTGCTGCTAGCCTGACCAATGTTGAGTCTGCGGTTGACCGTAAGTTTTGCAACTTATGGTTGATCCACTCCTCTATCTtcctattttcctttttctctcttttctcctcCATCTTCCTATCCCTCCCGGATCCAGCCACCGAagccccttccccttcctccagaatctagcgcggcggagcagggtggtgcggcggcggagctggcgcggtggcggcggtggggaggcacggcggcagcggctaggTGGCGCAGAGCGACGGGCAGGCGCGGTATGACGGTGATCCGCGACGCCAGCAGCGAGCTCCGGCTGGGGGAGCGGCACGGTGGGCTGGCGATGGGGAGGCGAtacggcgggtggcggcgccgccggcgagcggagGCGAGTCGGGGGTGGCGCCGCCACCGGTCGGCAGCCagttggttttttttttcacttttttttcttcttttcaaaCAAAATTGtttagcaaaaaaaattttacccgagtttttttatttttggatgTACAATTTTTTCCTTCAATTTTTTAGTTTCTTTCATAGATTTCTCTATGTCAAATTTTTTCTCGTAAAACTTTTTTTATTTCaccaaaatttttcttgaaatttttctaCCTCACCAAATTTTCACTTTAAAAATTATCTGtctcttcaaatttttttctgaactttttttctcaaaaaacgATAAGAGTTACTAAAGATGAAAAAAAGAGCAGTCATAATATTAACCGTAGGGACCCCTCCCCTCCGGTGGACCGTAAAATAGCCAACCCCGCTATCAGCCTATGCACGATACAGCTCAGGAGCGTCGCTCTTGCCGCTGCGCAGGAGCCGCATGCCGCAGGCACCTGGCCGGCTGGCCGGTGGCCGCGCGCTCCTCTACTGGATTTGGCAGCGCACATGTGAGCTGCTAGCTGCGCTGCCGCTCGCCTATCTTCTGTCTCGTATGCGAATTGGCTGCGCCGCTGTGGCTGGTCACTGCTTCGCATCAATGGCACTTCCATACATTCATGACTTGCTTTTGCCAGCATGCCACTTCAATGTCACTTTTGGGcataaaacctgaaattaaggcCCAAAATGCAACTTCCCATTTTGGACTTATTCTTAGCCCCTCCAACCAGAAACCTGCAAACTGCACCCGTCTTTGTACAAGTCGGGCACGCTTCGCACGTACGATGGAGGCGACGCGACCTGACTTTTGCTGAGCCGGGGGCTTTGGCctgggatggatggatggatagaaACTAGGGCCACTTTGAGCTGGGCTGTAAAAACAGAGCAGGAAGAAGTCTACATAAATCCCCAAACTATCAAGGTCGGAGCACTTAACTCCcccaactataaaaccggatatCTAACACCCCAAACTATCAAATACCATGCACTTAACCCCCTCGAGCGGTTTTGCAAAGCGGTTTCGCCACGTTGGACGCTGACGTGGCCtcctgacgtgtggggcccacttgtAAGCGACACATgaatcctttcttcttcctctgttctTCTCCCGTCCGCCGTCCGAGTCACCTGCGCAACGCGGCCGACCGGCTCCGCGTGCCCCAGCCTAGAAGtcgggcctcctcctccctgcctcaccttcctccgccaccgccgccgaagACTGCGAGCCCACCACTCGAGACGGACTCGGAGCCCGAGCCCGAGCTCcgtgcgccgctgcctcctccaccAACAGCCCTGCAGTCGTAGGCGGAGGCTGCGACGAGACTGTGGAACCTGCAGGAGCGGTCGCGGCCGCTAGGTCGTGGGCCGcgtccccgtccccgccgcccTCGTCATCATCGCAGAGGCGGCACAGGCGCGCCCCGTTCTCTGTGTCCCTGATGGCGGGGGAGGTCGAGGAGGACATCTACGCACTGACCGGCGCCCGGAAGCGGCCGCGCGCCGTGCAGCGATAGCTCGATGCAAGGAGGGGCGCCGcccggcggagggaggagggcagggaggagggggcggcgtcggcgtTCCTTTCGCTCCCGGTCGCGCTGGCGCTACTCCGCGCCACGCACGCCGGCCAGGCGTGCCTTGTCGCGTCGCTCCACCTCCCCGGCGGTGCGGCCAGGCTGGATGAGTACATGGACGCCTCGTCGCCTCGGCGCAGCAGGAGGGGCGCGGGCCTCGCGGCCGGAGGgagcagagggagggaggagggaggaggaggagggggcgagcTCCACCACCGTTGACCTCAGAAAGAGGGAGGTAGAGGAAGGGGGCGGCACCCCGCGCGGGCGTCCacggcgagctcggccgccgccccgcgctggCGTCCATGGCGAGCCGTGCCGAGCTCGACCGCCGGCTCGCGCCATGGCCCTGCGCCGACCGAGCTCGAACTCCAAGAGGGCCAGCTCCATGTGGGGAGctggagctccggcggccgtCGGCCTCCCTGcttcgccgccgaggccggcgcgcgcgaggtCGGCCTCCCTGcttcgccgccgaggccggcgcgcgcgaggtccagctccggcggccggcgcgcgagggagcggaggggcgaggagcagaggagggacgATGCGCTCGCGGCGAGGCCCCTGCTTCGCGCTCGTGGGCAGGCACGCCCGCCATGGCCCCTGCTTCGCGCTCGAGGCGAGGCCCTCCTCCGCCCATGGCACGCccgcccgtggcggcggcgatgggagaagaacagaggaagaagaaaggatccAAAGGATCCGTGTGTCGCTTACAAGTGGGCCCCATGCATCAGGAGGCCACGTCAGCGTCCAGCGTGGCGAAACGGCTTAGCAAAACCGCCCGAGAGGGTTAAGTGCATGGTATTCGATAGTTTGGGGTGTTAgatatccggttttgtagttggggGAGTTAAGTGCTCCGACCTTGATAGTTTGGGGGATTATATAGACTTCTTTCAAACAGAGCACTattggggtgtgtttagttggtgaaaaggtttggattttggtactgtagcacattttgttgttacttaacaaataatgtctaatcatagactaattatgcTCTTAAGGTACTAATCTAATGGTTTTATTCTGAATGTACGATGAGATTCTTTGACCTCTTGGGTCTTGCCTATGAACTCCGAGGTCCAGTCAATGGTAATTGTTATTTTAACCAAGCAGTTTTGCTTAGTGATTTTTATGATTTTCCATCTGAAAATACCTAACTGCAAATCTGTTAATTATTGTTTTTTAAGTACCTTATACAAAATGCAAGATGATAAACTTCTACTCCTTTATGAGACAAACTTCTGATCAGTGCTCATGTTCTCATCTAATTCTTTGAATTTTATACTAACATTACTGTTGCAGTTATTGGCAGGTCAGCTAGAGCCTCTTACTGATCAGCAGCTTGTTGGTATATCCAACCTGCAACAGTCCTCCCAACAAGCAGAGATGCTCTTTCCCTAGGGGTGGAAGCATTACTACTGTCACTTGCAGAAACTCTAACATCTGGATCCCTGGGCCCTGCTGGATCTTCTAGCAATGTCGCAAATTACATGGGACAGATGGCGATGGATATGGGAAAACTTGGCAGTTGGCACCCTTGAAAACTTCGTCATGCAAATCATGGGCTTGCAAGTTTTGTAACACACTATTGTCTCTTTTTTACTTAATTTATTTCATAATGTTTAAGGCATATTGTGCAGATTATGTCAATTATGTACTTATTATACTTAAAAGCCACATCTCGAAGGACAAATTTGT
The Panicum virgatum strain AP13 chromosome 6N, P.virgatum_v5, whole genome shotgun sequence genome window above contains:
- the LOC120680111 gene encoding uncharacterized protein LOC120680111 encodes the protein MLRNAKLEQITKALDCGELESGSGLNQEMGLPRPGDTRWGSHYKTICNIIAMYPSIHEVLVNLGDDPLHKADWTKIHFMVGALESFEFVVAAHLMFLILGYTNELSECLQRREQDILNAISLVNVAKNRMQQLRTNGWEQFLERVTLFCNKHGVQIPVMEDNYVPYGKSARYARNQTNDDHFRREIYIGVIDQISQELDYRFDEINMELFSCMSAFNPSNSFASFDAQKLLRLAEFYPNDIKGHDLMKLELQLDNYIDDVRQNDSFKGLVNLVDLSVKLVQTNRHTLYDMVYLLLKLVLLLPVATASVERVFSAMTSLKTKKRNKLGDALLYDCLVTFIERDIFFEVDENDIIKTFMSIRNRRPDK